DNA sequence from the Candidatus Binatia bacterium genome:
CGCGCCGCAGCAACTCGGTTGCGATTCGCTGCTTGTCCGGGAACCGCGGGTCGAACCGATAGACCAGGACGTTGGTATCAACCAGCGCTGCCACGGTCGTACAAATCGTCCCGCCGCCAGCCTCGGTCCCGTGTCCGCGCCGTCTTGCCCCTGGCTTTCTGCTGGCGAGCCTTCTGCCGCTTGCTGGCCAGATCGAAGAGCTCCAGCCGCGCGGCGATGATGTCCCTGGCAAGCGGGCTCCGGGGGTGCGGCGTTGCCTTGCAGACGCGCACCGCGCTGCCGGCGGGAATCCATTCGATGTCGTCTCCGGGCCGAATACCGTATTCCGCCGCGATGGCTTTCGGGACGGTGACCTGCAACTTGCTGGTTACCTTTGCCACCCGTCCTTGATACGGCAAGGACGACATCCTTGTCAACGTCGCGACGCAACTCACGGT
Encoded proteins:
- a CDS encoding AbrB/MazE/SpoVT family DNA-binding domain-containing protein; this translates as MPYQGRVAKVTSKLQVTVPKAIAAEYGIRPGDDIEWIPAGSAVRVCKATPHPRSPLARDIIAARLELFDLASKRQKARQQKARGKTARTRDRGWRRDDLYDRGSAG